A stretch of the Rhinoderma darwinii isolate aRhiDar2 chromosome 3, aRhiDar2.hap1, whole genome shotgun sequence genome encodes the following:
- the LOC142750876 gene encoding protein kinase C delta type-like — protein sequence MKRKRNMEEGGERGKESEGSKEGEGTKKTKMENTGLTAKRSIKNWLLAIIGRRSSRDLPGPSNISLMDEKIRTSGKKGSKIKEEEKDRDKKGTAKKETQRKRKRMTEEKEPSGKKAKKSKGKISNSLDELEKKAEGEQPAPSKQEKETPAAPKRKRTADENQESNKKLKTSLRSSKEKTSGSQDATTILNEKPGPSREETRTATVPLSLNSFTFHRELGKGSYGEVTLAKDKIRKELVAIKKTGKSDFTELGHTFVERDILGLSHESRFLIHGLAAFHSKNHVYYVMELASGGDLDTFTENNFPLELNTVKFIAAELVCGVQFLHNKGIIHRDLKPNNVLLTSDGHVKITDFGLAITNVFGRTTDPCGGTLGYGAPEMIGCEEYGTGVDWFAFGVILYDMVTNKDPFPGNTKSEIEASVLNYVPQYPTSLSSDTVDIIKRLLCKNQFERLGVTENIREHPFFSTTNWQEVEAGRAAPPDILVTEFVDLNISDIRPAPCTRDHNATIKAKDQKLFNEFSFVCPEWSENYHVSPIYPDTRLRRFSSSQCKVN from the exons ATGAAGAGAAAGAGGAATATGGAAGAAGGAGGAGAAAGAGGGAAGGAGAGTGAGGGGAGTAAAGAAGGAGAGGGGACTAAGAAGACTAAAATGGAGAATACCGGACTTACAGCTAAGAGGAGCATAAAGAACTGGCTCTTAGCCATCATTGGACGGAGAAGTTCACGAGACCTCCCAGGACCCAGTAACATCAGCCTGATGGACGAGAAGATCAGGACATCAG GCAAAAAAGGGTCCAAGATCAAGGAGGAGGAAAAAGATAGGGACAAAAAGGGGACAGCAAAAAAGGAGACACAGCGTAAGAGAAAGAGGATGACAGAGGAGAAGGAACCTTCTGGAAAGAAAGCAAAGAAATCTAAAGGAAAAATATCAAATAGTCTGGATGAACTGGAGAAAAAAGCTGAAGGGGAACAACCTGCACCATCTAAGCAGGAGAAAGAGACACCGGCTGCACCTAAGAGAAAGAGAACAGCAGACGAGAACCAGGAatcaaataaaaaactaaaaacatctCTGAGATCTTCCAAAGAAAAAACATCAGGGAGCCAGGATGCAACAACCATCCTCAATGAAAAGCCTGGACCATCTCGTGAGGAGACTAGGACAGCCACTGTTCCTCTAAGCTTGAATTCCTTTACCTTCCATCGTGAACTTGGTAAAGGCTCCTATGGCGAAGTAACTCTTGCAAAAGACAAAATCCGTAAAGAACTTGTCGCCATTAAAAAGACGGGCAAAAGCGATTTCACAGAACTAGGCCATACTTTCGTAGAGCGGGACATACTTGGTCTATCACACGAGAGCCGCTTTCTGATCCACGGACTTGCAGCGTTCCACAGTAAGAACCACGTGTATTACGTCATGGAACTGGCCAGTGGGGGTGACCTCGATACATTTACTGAGAATAACTTTCCACTGGAATTAAACACCGTGAAGTTTATTGCAGCAGAGCTGGTTTGTGGGGTGCAATTCCTCCATAACAAAGGCATCATCCACAGGGATCTAAAGCCAAATAACGTCTTATTAACATCAGATGGACATGTGAAGATCACAGATTTTGGACTGGCAATAACAAATGTCTTTGGAAGAACAACAGACCCCTGTGGTGGAACACTAGGATATGGAGCCCCAGAAATGATCGGGTGTGAGGAATATGGAACAGGGGTCGATTGGTTTGCATTTGGAGTCATCCTCTATGACATGGTCACCAATAAAGACCCCTTTCCTGGGAACACAAAATCAGAGATCGAGGCCTCGGTCCTGAACTATGTTCCACAGTATCCAACGTCTTTATCCTCTGACACCGTGGATATAATCAAGCGGCTGTTGTGTAAGAACCAGTTTGAACGTCTGGGAGTGACAGAAAACATCCGAGAACATCCATTCTTCTCTACCACCAACTGGCAAGAAGTAGAGGCTGGACGAGCGGCACCCCCGGATATACTGGTGACTGAGTTTGTGGATCTGAATATTAGTGATATCAGGCCTGCGCCCTGTACTAGGGACCATAACGCCACAATTAAAGCTAAAGATCAGAAACTTTTCAATGAATTTAGTTTTGTGTGTCCTGAGTGGTCGGAGAACTACCACGTCAGCCCCATCTATCCAGACACCCGGCTAAGAAGATTCTCCTCGTCCCAGTGCAAAGTCAACTAA
- the LOC142750878 gene encoding protein kinase C delta type-like, whose translation MKRKRNMEEGGERGKESEGSKEGEGTKKTKMENTGLTAKRSIKNWLLAIMGRRSSRDLPGPSNISLMDEKIRTSGKKGSKIKEEEKDRDKKGTAKKETQRKRKRTTEEKEPSGKKAKKSKGKISNSLDELEKKAEEEQPAPSKQEKETPAAPKRKRTTDENQESNKKLKTSLRSSKEKTSGSQDATTILNEKPGPSREETRTATVPLNLNSFTFHRELGKGSYGEVTLAKDKNRKELVAIKKTGKSDFTELGHTFVERDILGLSHESRFLIHGLAAFHSKNHVYYVMELASGGDLDTFTENNFPLELNTVKFIAAELVCGVQFLHNKGIIHRDLKPNNVLLTSDGHVKITDFGLAITNVFGRTTDPCGGTLGYGAPELIGCEEYGPGVDWFAFGVILYNMVTNKDPFPGNTKSEIEASVLNYVPQYPTSLSSDTVDIIKRLLCKNQFERLGVTENIREHPFFSTTNWQEVEAGRAAPPDILVTESVDLNISDINSAPCTRDHNTTIKAKDQKLFNEFSFVCPEWSENYHVSPIYPDTRLRRFSSSQCKVN comes from the exons ATGAAGAGAAAGAGGAATATGGAAGAAGGAGGAGAAAGAGGGAAGGAGAGTGAGGGGAGTAAAGAAGGAGAGGGGACTAAGAAGACTAAAATGGAGAATACCGGACTTACAGCTAAGAGGAGCATAAAGAACTGGCTCTTAGCCATCATGGGACGGAGAAGTTCACGAGACCTCCCAGGACCCAGTAACATCAGCCTGATGGACGAGAAGATCAGGACATCAG GCAAAAAAGGGTCCAAGATCAAGGAGGAGGAAAAAGATAGGGACAAAAAGGGGACAGCAAAAAAGGAGACACAGCGTAAGAGAAAGAGGACGACAGAGGAGAAGGAACCTTCTGGAAAGAAAGCAAAGAAATCTAAAGGAAAAATATCAAATAGTCTGGATGAACTGGAGAAAAAAGCTGAAGAGGAACAACCTGCACCATCTAAGCAGGAGAAAGAGACACCGGCTGCACCTAAGAGAAAGAGAACAACAGACGAGAACCAGGAATCAAATAAAAAACTAAAGACATCTCTGAGATCTTCCAAAGAAAAAACATCAGGGAGTCAGGATGCAACAACCATCCTCAATGAAAAGCCTGGACCATCTCGTGAGGAGACTAGGACAGCCACTGTTCCTCTAAACTTGAATTCCTTTACCTTCCATCGTGAACTTGGTAAAGGCTCCTATGGCGAAGTAACTCTTGCAAAAGACAAAAACCGTAAAGAACTTGTCGCCATTAAAAAGACGGGCAAAAGCGATTTCACAGAACTAGGCCATACTTTCGTAGAACGGGACATACTTGGTCTATCACACGAGAGCCGCTTTCTGATCCACGGACTTGCAGCGTTCCACAGTAAGAACCACGTGTATTACGTCATGGAACTGGCCAGTGGGGGTGACCTCGATACATTTACTGAGAATAACTTTCCACTGGAATTAAACACCGTGAAGTTTATTGCAGCAGAGCTGGTTTGTGGGGTGCAATTCCTCCATAACAAAGGCATCATCCACAGGGATCTAAAGCCAAATAACGTCTTATTAACATCAGATGGACATGTGAAGATCACAGATTTTGGACTGGCAATAACAAATGTCTTTGGAAGAACAACAGACCCCTGTGGTGGAACACTAGGATATGGAGCCCCAGAACTGATCGGGTGTGAGGAATATGGACCAGGGGTCGATTGGTTTGCATTTGGAGTCATCCTCTATAACATGGTCACCAATAAAGACCCCTTTCCTGGGAACACAAAATCAGAGATCGAGGCCTCGGTCCTGAACTATGTTCCACAGTATCCAACGTCTTTATCCTCTGACACAGTGGATATAATCAAGCGGCTGCTGTGTAAGAACCAGTTTGAACGTCTGGGAGTGACAGAAAACATCCGAGAACATCCATTCTTCTCTACCACCAACTGGCAAGAAGTAGAGGCTGGACGAGCGGCACCCCCGGATATACTGGTGACTGAGTCTGTGGATCTGAATATTAGTGACATCAATTCTGCGCCCTGTACTAGGGACCATAACACCACAATTAAAGCTAAAGATCAGAAGCTTTTCAATGAATTTAGTTTTGTGTGTCCTGAGTGGTCGGAGAACTACCACGTCAGCCCCATCTATCCAGACACCCGGCTAAGAAGGTTCTCCTCGTCCCAGTGCAAAGTCAACTAA
- the LOC142750877 gene encoding protein kinase C delta type-like → MKRKRNMEEGGERGKESEGSKEGEGTKKTKMEKTGLTAKRSIKNWLLAIIGRRSSQDLPGPSNISLMDEKIRTSGKKGSKIKEEEKDRDKKGTAKKETQRKRKRTTEEKEPSGKKAKKSKGKISNSLDELEKKAEEEQPAPSKQEKETPAAPKRKRTTDENQESNKKLKTSLRSSKEKTSGSQDATTILNEKPGPSREETRTATVPLSLNSFTFHRELGKGSYGEVTLAKDKIRKELVAIKKTGKSDFTELGHTFVERDILGLSHESRFLIHGLAAFHSKNHVYYVMELASGGDLDTFTENNFPLELNTVKFIAAELVCGVQFLHNKGIIHRDLKPNNVLLTSDGHVKITDFGLAITNVFGRTTDPCGGTLGYGAPELIGCEEYGPGVDWFAFGVILYNMVTNKDPFPGNTKSEIEASVLNYVPQYPTSLSSDTVDIIKRLLCKNQFERLGVTENIREHPFFSTTNWQEVEAGQAAPPDILVTESVDLNISDIRPAPCTRDHNATIKAKDQKLFNEFSFVCPEWSENYHVSHIYPDTRLRRFSSSQCKVN, encoded by the exons ATGAAGAGAAAGAGAAATATGGAAGAAGGAGGAGAAAGAGGGAAGGAGAGTGAGGGGAGTAAAGAAGGAGAGGGGACCAAGAAGACTAAAATGGAGAAAACCGGACTTACAGCTAAGAGGAGTATAAAGAACTGGCTCTTAGCCATCATTGGACGGAGAAGTTCACAAGACCTCCCAGGACCCAGTAACATCAGCCTGATGGACGAGAAGATCAGGACATCAG GCAAAAAAGGGTCCAAGATCAAGGAGGAGGAAAAAGATAGGGACAAAAAGGGGACAGCAAAAAAGGAGACACAGCGTAAGAGAAAGAGGACGACAGAGGAGAAGGAACCTTCTGGAAAGAAAGCAAAGAAATCTAAAGGAAAAATATCAAATAGTCTGGATGAACTGGAGAAAAAAGCTGAAGAGGAACAACCTGCACCATCTAAGCAGGAGAAAGAGACACCGGCTGCACCTAAGAGAAAGAGAACAACAGACGAGAACCAGGAatcaaataaaaaactaaaaacatctCTGAGATCTTCCAAAGAAAAAACATCAGGGAGTCAGGATGCAACAACCATCCTCAATGAAAAGCCTGGACCATCTCGTGAGGAGACTAGGACAGCCACTGTTCCTCTAAGCTTGAATTCCTTTACCTTCCATCGTGAACTTGGTAAAGGCTCCTATGGCGAAGTAACTCTTGCAAAAGACAAAATCCGTAAAGAACTTGTCGCCATTAAAAAGACGGGCAAAAGCGATTTCACAGAACTAGGCCATACTTTCGTAGAACGGGACATACTTGGTCTATCACACGAGAGCCGCTTTCTGATCCACGGACTTGCAGCGTTCCACAGTAAGAACCACGTGTATTACGTCATGGAACTGGCCAGTGGGGGTGACCTCGATACATTTACTGAGAATAACTTTCCACTGGAATTAAACACCGTGAAGTTTATTGCAGCAGAGCTGGTTTGTGGGGTGCAATTCCTCCATAACAAAGGCATCATCCACAGGGATCTAAAGCCAAATAACGTCTTATTAACATCAGATGGACATGTGAAGATCACAGATTTTGGACTGGCAATAACAAATGTCTTTGGAAGAACAACAGACCCCTGTGGTGGAACACTAGGATATGGAGCCCCAGAACTGATCGGGTGTGAGGAATATGGACCAGGGGTCGATTGGTTTGCATTTGGAGTCATCCTCTATAACATGGTCACCAATAAAGACCCCTTTCCTGGGAACACAAAATCAGAGATCGAGGCCTCGGTCCTGAACTATGTTCCACAGTATCCAACGTCTTTATCCTCTGACACCGTGGATATAATCAAGCGGCTGCTGTGTAAGAACCAGTTTGAACGTCTGGGAGTGACAGAAAACATCCGAGAACATCCATTCTTCTCTACCACCAACTGGCAAGAAGTAGAGGCTGGACAAGCGGCACCCCCGGATATACTGGTGACTGAGTCTGTGGATCTGAATATTAGTGACATCAGGCCTGCGCCCTGTACTAGGGACCATAACGCCACAATTAAAGCTAAAGATCAGAAACTTTTCAATGAATTTAGTTTTGTGTGTCCTGAGTGGTCGGAGAACTACCACGTCAGCCACATCTATCCAGACACCCGGCTAAGAAGATTCTCCTCGTCCCAGTGCAAAGTCAACTAA